From one Salvelinus sp. IW2-2015 linkage group LG11, ASM291031v2, whole genome shotgun sequence genomic stretch:
- the LOC111970059 gene encoding ubiquitin carboxyl-terminal hydrolase 49-like — MDRCKHVGRLRLGHDHSILNPQKWRCVDCCTTESVWACLKCSHVACGRFMEEHSLKHFQESRHPLAMEVRELDIFCFACGDYVLNDNAEGDLKLLRGALSTVRSSGRRSLRSSAGGDCTPWVGEGGPQPAMQTALWHRRKMLLGKMLRHWRSRQQEEQSQREEKLEQEKEEVRRQKNEVKRRLMGEFDNLQPRKSARLLTQAPRSTITLIPLKFRDPPERLPPPKKPSLLSLKPPSNGRTRKLRVRRYYSHKATHRRLAPGVTGLRNLGNTCYMNSILQVLSHLQKFRECFLTLDMCETEELLAKTNQGVAGAVVGGGSLATPGCPLGRGMEKAGIGGLPTGSKQNSPPCLNAAELVQPKEPRSSTRQQMSLCHELHTLFRVMWSGRWSLVSPFAMLHSVWNLIPAFRGYDQQDAQEFLCELLDKVQQELESEGSKRRIVIPITQRKLSKQVLKVLNTIFHGQLLSQVTCLSCKHKSNTVEPFWDLSLEFPERYHSTEKGSAASLAYQRSCSLTEMLAKFTETEALEGSIYACNHCNRKRRKTSRKPLVLSEACKQLLIYRLPQVLRLHLKRFRWSGRNHREKIGVHVAFDQVLNIEPYCCTDSGQSVNREVYTYDLSAVVMHHGKGFGSGHYTAYCYNTEGGFWVHCNDSEMNVCSVEEVCNTQAYILFYTQRSA, encoded by the exons ATGGACCGCTGTAAACATGTGGGACGCCTTCGCCTGGGCCACGACCACTCCATCCTCAATCCACAGAAATGGCGCTGCGTGGACTGCTGCACCACCGAGTCCGTGTGGGCCTGCCTCAAGTGCTCCCACGTAGCCTGTGGCCGCTTCATGGAAGAGCACTCCCTCAAACACTTCCAGGAGTCACGCCACCCCCTGGCCATGGAGGTGCGGGAGCTGGACATCTTCTGCTTTGCCTGTGGGGACTATGTGCTCAATGACAACGCTGAGGGAGACCTCAAGCTCCTGCGTGGGGCACTGTCCACTGTGCGCAGCTCTGGCAGGCGCTCCCTGCGCTCCTCTGCAGGGGGGGACTGCACCCCCTGGGTGGGCGAGGGCGGGCCTCAACCAGCCATGCAAACAGCCCTGTGGCACCGCAGGAAGATGCTGCTGGGGAAGATGCTGCGCCACTGGAGGAGCCGGCAGCAAGAGGAGCAGAGCCAGCGGGAGGAGAAACTTgagcaggagaaggaggaagTCCGGCGCCAGAAAAACGAGGTGAAGAGGAGACTCATGGGAGAGTTTGACAATTTGCAGCCGAGGAAGAGTGCCAGGCTGCTCACCCAGGCTCCTCGCTCAACCATCACACTTATCCCCCTGAAGTTCCGCGACCCTCCGGAGCGTCTGCCTCCACCCAAGAAGCCCTCCCTTCTATCCCTGAAACCCCCCAGCAATGGCAGGACTCGTAAACTCAGAGTGCGGAGGTACTACTCCCATAAGGCAACCCATCGGAGACTGGCCCCGGGGGTCACAGGGCTACGCAACCTTGGGAACACGTGCTACATGAACTCTATCTTACAGGTGCTGAGCCACCTGCAGAAATTCAGGGAGTGCTTCCTCACATTGGACATGTGTGAGACTGAGGAGCTGCTGGCCAAGACCAACCAGGGTGTGGCGGGGGCTGTGGTTGGTGGTGGTAGTCTAGCCACACCAGGCTGCCCTCTGGGACGTGGCATGGAAAAGGCAGGCATAGGGGGTCTGCCCACTGGCAGCAAGCAGAACTCGCCCCCCTGCCTAAATGCAGCAGAACTGGTACAGCCCAAGGAGCCGCGCTCCTCCACCCGCCAGCAGATGTCACTGTGCCATGAGCTGCACACTCTGTTCAGGGTCATGTGGTCGGGCCGCTGGTCGCTGGTGTCGCCCTTTGCCATGCTGCACTCTGTGTGGAACCTGATCCCAGCGTTCCGTGGCTATGACCAGCAGGACGCACAGGAGTTTCTGTGTGAGCTGCTGGACAAGGTGCAGCAGGAGCTGGAATCAGAAGGCAGCAAGCGCAGGATTGTCATCCCCATCACCCAGAGGAAGCTCTCCAAGCAAGTGCTCAAGGTCCTCAACACCATCTTTCACGGGCAGCTACTCAGCCAG GTGACGTGTCTGTCCTGTAAACACAAGTCGAACACGGTGGAGCCGTTCTGGGACCTGTCCCTGGAGTTCCCGGAGCGCTACCACAGCACGGAGAAGGGCTCGGCTGCGTCTCTGGCCTACCAGCGCAGCTGCTCCCTCACTGAGATGCTGGCCAAGTTCACTGAGACAGAGGCCCTGGAGGGCAGCATCTACGCCTGCAACCACTGCAACA GGAAAAGACGGAAGACGTCCCGCAAGCCCCTGGTTCTGTCAGAGGCCTGTAAGCAGCTGCTTATCTACCGCCTACCTCAGGTTCTACGGCTGCACCTCAAACGCTTCAG ATGGTCAGGCCGGAACCACAGGGAGAAGATCGGCGTCCATGTGGCTTTTGACCAGGTTTTGAACATAGAGCCCTACTGCTGCACAGACTCTGGCCAGTCGGTCAACAGAGAGGTCTACACCTACGACCTGTCTGCTGTAGTCATGCACCACGGGAAAGGCTTTGGCTCAGGGCACTACACCGCATACTGCTACAACACCGAGGGAG gttTCTGGGTCCACTGTAATGACTCTGAGATGAACGTATGCAGCGTGGAGGAGGTGTGCAACACTCAGGCTTACATTCTGTTCTATACCCAGAGGTCTGCCTAG
- the LOC111970062 gene encoding transmembrane and coiled-coil domains protein 2-like isoform X2: MLDKSEVTTLGLPPSASHGGSDSNISLDGAGVGAGAGAVAGLGAVAGGAEGVAEPQRTRVALEHLQQKILKITEQIRIEQEARDDNVAEYLKLAHNADKQQASRIKQVFEKKNQKSAQTIAHLHKKLEHYHKKLKETEQNGPARQPKDVLRDMQQGLKDMGANVRAGFHGFGGGMVDGVKGGVEGVKGAVVSKPREFASLIRNKFGSADNISHLIEDGVGGHSEDVPAQRALSGSATLVSSPKYGSDDECSSATSGSAAGSHSGGAGVGGGMSGQGQAGLGSPRLDGHHHHHHHIHSSWDTLLEGLQEIKASQAHMEDAIEDMKSQLQSDYSYMNQSLQEERYRYERLEEQLNDLTELHQNEMTNLKQELASMEEKVAYQSYERARDIQEAVESCLTRITKLELQQQQQQVVQLEGVENANARALLGKLINIILALMAVVLVFVSTLANFITPLMKTRARVATTVILALFLFILWKHWDFLDLWLMPS; encoded by the exons ATG CTGGATAAAAGCGAAGTGACAACATTGGGCCTGCCCCCCTCAGCCAGCCATGGCGGCTCTGACAGTAACATCAGCTTGGATGGGGCTGGGGTGGGTGCGGGGGCAGGGGCAGTGGCCGGGTTGGGGGCTGTGGCTGGAGGGGCTGAAGGGGTCGCCGAGCCTCAGCGAACGCGGGTCGCTCTGGAGCACCTGCAGCAGAAGATCCTGAAGATAACTGAGCAGATTCGGATAGAACAGGAGGCAAGAGATGACAACGTAGCCGAGTACTTGAAGCTGGCTCACAACGCAGACAAGCAGCAAGCCTCGCGCATCAAACAGGTGTTTGAGAAGAAGAACCAGAAGTCTGCACAGACCATCGCCCACCTGCACAAAAAGCTAGAGCACTACCACAAGAAGCTGAaggagacagagcag AATGGTCCAGCCCGTCAGCCTAAGGATGTGCTGCGGGACATGCAACAGGGGTTGAAGGACATGGGGGCCAATGTACGAGCCGGGTTCCATGGCTTTGGTGGGGGTATGGTGGATGGGGTCAAAGGAGGGGTAGAAGGAGTCAAAGGAGCTGTGGTGTCTAAGCCACGGGAGTTCGCCAGCTTGATCCGCAACAAATTTGGCAGTGCAGACAACATCTCCCACCTCATAGAGGACGGGGTGGGAGGGCACTCGGAGGACGTGCCTGCTCAAAGAGCCCTGAGTGGCAGTGCCACCCTGGTCTCCAGCCCCAAGTACGGTAGCGACGACGAGTGCTCCAGTGCCACCTCTGGCTCAGCGGCAGGCAGTCACTCAGGCGGGGCCGGGGTAGGAGGTGGGATGTCGGGGCAAGGGCAGGCTGGCCTGGGGAGCCCCAGACTGGATGggcaccaccatcaccaccaccacattcACAGCTCCTGGGACACCTTGCTGGAAGGCCTGCAGGAGATCAAGGCCAGCCAGGCCCACATGGAGGATGCCATCGAGGACATGAAGAGTCAGCTGCAGAGTGACTACTCCTACATGAACCAGTCTCTGCAGGAGGAGAGATACAG GTATGAGCGACTGGAAGAGCAGCTGAATGACTTGACAGAGCTGCACCAAAACGAAATGACTAATCTGAAACAGGAGCTGGCCAGCATGGAGGAGAAAGTAGCCTACCAGTCCTatgagagagccagagacatacag GAAGCGGTGGAGTCATGCCTGACCCGCATCACTAAGTTGgagctccagcagcagcagcagcaggtggtGCAGTTGGAGGGTGTGGAGAACGCCAACGCCCGCGCCCTGCTGGGCAAACTCATCAACATCATCCTGGCACTCATGGCCGTAGTGCTGGTGTTCGTCTCCACCCTGGCCAACTTCATCACCCCACTCATGAAAACCCGAGCGCGGGTGGCCACCACCGTCATTCTGGCCCTGTTTCTGTTCATCCTTTGGAAGCACTGGGACTTCCTGGACCTGTGGCTAATGCCCAGCTGA
- the LOC111970062 gene encoding transmembrane and coiled-coil domains protein 2-like isoform X1, which yields MEHEALLDKSEVTTLGLPPSASHGGSDSNISLDGAGVGAGAGAVAGLGAVAGGAEGVAEPQRTRVALEHLQQKILKITEQIRIEQEARDDNVAEYLKLAHNADKQQASRIKQVFEKKNQKSAQTIAHLHKKLEHYHKKLKETEQNGPARQPKDVLRDMQQGLKDMGANVRAGFHGFGGGMVDGVKGGVEGVKGAVVSKPREFASLIRNKFGSADNISHLIEDGVGGHSEDVPAQRALSGSATLVSSPKYGSDDECSSATSGSAAGSHSGGAGVGGGMSGQGQAGLGSPRLDGHHHHHHHIHSSWDTLLEGLQEIKASQAHMEDAIEDMKSQLQSDYSYMNQSLQEERYRYERLEEQLNDLTELHQNEMTNLKQELASMEEKVAYQSYERARDIQEAVESCLTRITKLELQQQQQQVVQLEGVENANARALLGKLINIILALMAVVLVFVSTLANFITPLMKTRARVATTVILALFLFILWKHWDFLDLWLMPS from the exons ATGGAGCATGAAGCTCTG CTGGATAAAAGCGAAGTGACAACATTGGGCCTGCCCCCCTCAGCCAGCCATGGCGGCTCTGACAGTAACATCAGCTTGGATGGGGCTGGGGTGGGTGCGGGGGCAGGGGCAGTGGCCGGGTTGGGGGCTGTGGCTGGAGGGGCTGAAGGGGTCGCCGAGCCTCAGCGAACGCGGGTCGCTCTGGAGCACCTGCAGCAGAAGATCCTGAAGATAACTGAGCAGATTCGGATAGAACAGGAGGCAAGAGATGACAACGTAGCCGAGTACTTGAAGCTGGCTCACAACGCAGACAAGCAGCAAGCCTCGCGCATCAAACAGGTGTTTGAGAAGAAGAACCAGAAGTCTGCACAGACCATCGCCCACCTGCACAAAAAGCTAGAGCACTACCACAAGAAGCTGAaggagacagagcag AATGGTCCAGCCCGTCAGCCTAAGGATGTGCTGCGGGACATGCAACAGGGGTTGAAGGACATGGGGGCCAATGTACGAGCCGGGTTCCATGGCTTTGGTGGGGGTATGGTGGATGGGGTCAAAGGAGGGGTAGAAGGAGTCAAAGGAGCTGTGGTGTCTAAGCCACGGGAGTTCGCCAGCTTGATCCGCAACAAATTTGGCAGTGCAGACAACATCTCCCACCTCATAGAGGACGGGGTGGGAGGGCACTCGGAGGACGTGCCTGCTCAAAGAGCCCTGAGTGGCAGTGCCACCCTGGTCTCCAGCCCCAAGTACGGTAGCGACGACGAGTGCTCCAGTGCCACCTCTGGCTCAGCGGCAGGCAGTCACTCAGGCGGGGCCGGGGTAGGAGGTGGGATGTCGGGGCAAGGGCAGGCTGGCCTGGGGAGCCCCAGACTGGATGggcaccaccatcaccaccaccacattcACAGCTCCTGGGACACCTTGCTGGAAGGCCTGCAGGAGATCAAGGCCAGCCAGGCCCACATGGAGGATGCCATCGAGGACATGAAGAGTCAGCTGCAGAGTGACTACTCCTACATGAACCAGTCTCTGCAGGAGGAGAGATACAG GTATGAGCGACTGGAAGAGCAGCTGAATGACTTGACAGAGCTGCACCAAAACGAAATGACTAATCTGAAACAGGAGCTGGCCAGCATGGAGGAGAAAGTAGCCTACCAGTCCTatgagagagccagagacatacag GAAGCGGTGGAGTCATGCCTGACCCGCATCACTAAGTTGgagctccagcagcagcagcagcaggtggtGCAGTTGGAGGGTGTGGAGAACGCCAACGCCCGCGCCCTGCTGGGCAAACTCATCAACATCATCCTGGCACTCATGGCCGTAGTGCTGGTGTTCGTCTCCACCCTGGCCAACTTCATCACCCCACTCATGAAAACCCGAGCGCGGGTGGCCACCACCGTCATTCTGGCCCTGTTTCTGTTCATCCTTTGGAAGCACTGGGACTTCCTGGACCTGTGGCTAATGCCCAGCTGA
- the LOC111970063 gene encoding cyclin-dependent kinase inhibitor 1 isoform X2, which produces MCRTRTTMASRKRILSSLGKGPARRNLFGPVDHEQLQQEYQNALRRDLEDACHRWGFDFLSEKPLAGGDFQWEGVLGTKLPLLYQPCLLGQGEAQREGGLTAITGGVRAGPLHRGKENIPCTPEKCGANHQNLEKTPDKKENTNLKTKQTNLTDFYQAKKRVVGTQCKSGQ; this is translated from the exons ATG TGTAGAACCAGAACAACCATGGCCAGTCGTAAGCGGATTCTGAGCTCCCTGGGGAAAGGTCCTGCCAGACGGAACCTGTTTGGCCCAGTGGACCATGAGCAGTTGCAGCAGGAGTACCAGAATGCCTTGCGCAGAGACCTGGAGGACGCCTGCCACCGCTGGGGCTTTGATTTCCTGTCAGAGAAGCCTCTGGCTGGGGGAGACTTCCAGTGGGAGGGGGTTCTAGGCACCAAGCTGCCTCTCCTCTACCAACCCTGCCTTTTGGGTCAGGGAGaggcacagagggagggaggcctGACGGCCATCACAGGGGGGGTCAGGGCAGGGCCATTGCACCGTGGCAAGGAGAATATCCCTTGCACACCTGAGAAGTGCGGAGCCAACCACCAGAACCTGGAGAAAACACCAGACAAGAAGGAGAACACGAACCT GAAGACTAAACAGACCAACCTCACAG ATTTCTACCAAGCCAAGAAGAGAGTGGTGGGTACGCAGTGTAAGTCAGGCCAGTGA
- the LOC111970063 gene encoding cyclin-dependent kinase inhibitor 1 isoform X1 — MASRKRILSSLGKGPARRNLFGPVDHEQLQQEYQNALRRDLEDACHRWGFDFLSEKPLAGGDFQWEGVLGTKLPLLYQPCLLGQGEAQREGGLTAITGGVRAGPLHRGKENIPCTPEKCGANHQNLEKTPDKKENTNLNENRLKTKQTED, encoded by the coding sequence ATGGCCAGTCGTAAGCGGATTCTGAGCTCCCTGGGGAAAGGTCCTGCCAGACGGAACCTGTTTGGCCCAGTGGACCATGAGCAGTTGCAGCAGGAGTACCAGAATGCCTTGCGCAGAGACCTGGAGGACGCCTGCCACCGCTGGGGCTTTGATTTCCTGTCAGAGAAGCCTCTGGCTGGGGGAGACTTCCAGTGGGAGGGGGTTCTAGGCACCAAGCTGCCTCTCCTCTACCAACCCTGCCTTTTGGGTCAGGGAGaggcacagagggagggaggcctGACGGCCATCACAGGGGGGGTCAGGGCAGGGCCATTGCACCGTGGCAAGGAGAATATCCCTTGCACACCTGAGAAGTGCGGAGCCAACCACCAGAACCTGGAGAAAACACCAGACAAGAAGGAGAACACGAACCTCAATGAAAACAGACTGAAGACGAAACAGACCGAAGACTAA
- the LOC111970064 gene encoding serine/arginine-rich splicing factor 3 isoform X1 — MADPAMHRDCPLDCKVYVGNLGNNGNKTELERSFGYYGPLRSVWVARNPPGFAFVEFEDPRDATDAVRELDGRTLSGSRVRVELSNGEKRTRNRGPPPSWSRRPRDEHRGRRGSPPARRRSPRRRSFSRSRSRSLSRDRKRERSLSRDRNHKPSRSFSRSRSRSRSTERK; from the exons ATGGCAG ATCCAGCCATGCACCGAGATTGCCCTCTCGACTGCAAGGTCTATGTGGGAAACCTGGGAAATAATGGCAACAAGACAGAGCTGGAGAGGTCCTTTGGCTATTATGGGCCACTTCGCAGTGTCTGGGTAGCAAGGAACCCCCCAGGCTTTGCTTTTGTGGAATTTGAAGATCCAAGGGACGCAACAGACGCAGTGAGGGAGCTTGATGGAAG GACACTAAGTGGTTCTCGTGTGCGAGTGGAGCTGTCCAATGGTGAGAAACGCACCCGCAACCGGGGTCCTCCTCCCTCATGGAGCAGACGTCCTCGAGATGAACATCGTGGGCGTCGTGGTAGCCCGCCTGCCAGGCGCAG atCCCCACGTAGGAGGAGCTTCAGCCGCAGCCGAAGCAG GTCTCTCtccagagacaggaagagggagagatctCTGTCCCGGGACAGAAACCATAAACCCTCAAGATCATTCTCTCGATCAAGGAG CCGCTCCAGATCTACTGAGAGAAAGTAA
- the LOC111970064 gene encoding serine/arginine-rich splicing factor 3 isoform X2 yields the protein MHRDCPLDCKVYVGNLGNNGNKTELERSFGYYGPLRSVWVARNPPGFAFVEFEDPRDATDAVRELDGRTLSGSRVRVELSNGEKRTRNRGPPPSWSRRPRDEHRGRRGSPPARRRSPRRRSFSRSRSRSLSRDRKRERSLSRDRNHKPSRSFSRSRSRSRSTERK from the exons ATGCACCGAGATTGCCCTCTCGACTGCAAGGTCTATGTGGGAAACCTGGGAAATAATGGCAACAAGACAGAGCTGGAGAGGTCCTTTGGCTATTATGGGCCACTTCGCAGTGTCTGGGTAGCAAGGAACCCCCCAGGCTTTGCTTTTGTGGAATTTGAAGATCCAAGGGACGCAACAGACGCAGTGAGGGAGCTTGATGGAAG GACACTAAGTGGTTCTCGTGTGCGAGTGGAGCTGTCCAATGGTGAGAAACGCACCCGCAACCGGGGTCCTCCTCCCTCATGGAGCAGACGTCCTCGAGATGAACATCGTGGGCGTCGTGGTAGCCCGCCTGCCAGGCGCAG atCCCCACGTAGGAGGAGCTTCAGCCGCAGCCGAAGCAG GTCTCTCtccagagacaggaagagggagagatctCTGTCCCGGGACAGAAACCATAAACCCTCAAGATCATTCTCTCGATCAAGGAG CCGCTCCAGATCTACTGAGAGAAAGTAA